The following is a genomic window from Gigantopelta aegis isolate Gae_Host chromosome 5, Gae_host_genome, whole genome shotgun sequence.
taatcttgaacactgtatatatatatatttatcatataatatcttacattttcagtgcaatcaaagtatgtgatatttttcagatcacatactttgagaatttgataactttgcaaattatatgtaaattagtcgaggtctcggcactaggtttattgacatttaagcaaacgtacttgggtgacactccatgattgatgtatgcattcatagtcatcaaataaaaacatttcaatggcaatttgacactgagtcattcgagtttgacgtcatttccattaaaaaatatgccgtgccacatattcttacgtcatttgaatatctagtaatggcggactggaattaaagttgcatgtacagtttacaaaaacatgttgtattaagcttgagcttatatgataaagagattattgccagagtgtatttcggtatcgtcaatatcatatattaggaataaaaataatgtattatgctcgccagaggctcgatactgaaaaacactctagtaataacctctatatattgaaaacaatatGTAACTCTCAACAAACAATCCTTCCCACcccataacattttgtaatgcaaaatagatatattattttgtacatgtatagtacagtcgaatccactttattgcatatccgtttatagcataaattggttatttgcatatagtatatatatatatatatatatatatatattctaaccGTGGTTCTTTCGTTGGTCACCATCAGTGTGTCATGAAACCTGAGCTCCATATTACAGTTTTTGAACGTCAGCCGTGTGATTTGAACACAGAGCCTCCCTTCCGGATCTTTTGCTTTGAACGTCAGCGTGCACTGCGGCGCAGCTCGCGTGTTCACATACACTTTCTCTTCTTCCTCCACTACTATTTCGTCTACTTTGTTCACCTCAAATGTCTTGTCACAGTTTATATAAGTGTCCAAGTACactggaaaaaaaacaatattaataattcatGTTAATTTCAAACCTAGCTctgtatatatttaccattatatTCAGCAAAAATACAGTTTTATGTCAGGTCTTTATCAGCTACTGGTATGTATCTAGACTCCAATAATCAGCACCATTCCCCaaaagctatgtaattttttattcccaattttagagtaaaaacaaaattccaatCTGAAtgcaaataattccattttttttattattacatatatataaagattagatatattttgaaaacaacacGTAACTATTGACAAACACTCCTTCCTTCCCCTATATCATTTCATAATGCAAATCTAttaatttgtacatatatagtATTACTCTTAAAACTGAAACACTAATTTGTCCAATGTATTGATATAggttataccggcctcggtagcgtcgtggttaggccatcggtctacaggctggtaggtactgggttcggatcccagtcaaagcatgggatttttaatccagataccgactccaaaccctgagtgagtgctccgcaaggctcaatgtgtaggtgtaaaccacttgcactgaccagtgatccataactggttcaacaaaggccatggtttgtgctatcctgcccgtgggaagcacaaataagagatcccttgctgctaatcggaaagagtagcccatgtagtggcgacagcgggtttcctctcaaaatctgtgtggtccttaaccatatgtctgaggccatatagccgtaaataaaatgtgttgagtgcgtcgttaaataaaacatttctttctttctttgatataGGTTATATTCGTGGAAATCCTTTTTTTCCATTTGAAACATTATTTTTCCCCAATTCACCAACAAGGGACCCGTAAAATAGTCTCGATTATACCCTGCGTTTTAAATTGTAATTTAGGTTAATGAGAtgtattggggtttttttttgttggtaaaATGACACTAAAATTCCCAAAATCTAAGCCATGGGTGTCGGgacaaatttaaaaaagtaaaaccCCTCTATTATTTGATTTGTTCAAACAAATATAGtcacatttaatacattttgtaatttagaatgACTAGTACCCATTATTTAAAtaagataatttttaaagaaataattccTTTGTAGATGTGAAATCTGCCATAACTGTTTTTGATTGTTCAACAGAATTCAGGTACATGCATGgacatgtaattttaataagcATTTTGATTATGGAAATTATCTTAACTCTACAGGTGCATGAAAGCAATCGCAAAAACATACCAAATGTGTTAAAATCATCTCAAATCAGAAATTGAGTGAAATTAATTACTTGCATAACAATGTATAAAAGCACATATCctctataatacaatttttaaaacaatattaatattaccattacatacatgtacaaataatgCCAAAACTGAGAAATCAACTGGGGACTCAATCTTTTAAGTACATTTGTTATCTGGGCAATTATCTATAAAATCAGCTCACTGTTTGATTATTTAACATTAGGTAAAACGGGTACGGTGCCATAACCCAATATTTTTTGCAGATTCTATTTCTTTAAGTTAACTttctgacaaaattaattactcttattattactgtataattttcttaacccGAACCCTAAACGTAGCCAATTTTCTTTTTGGGGCCAGTCCCCCATActctctgttgactgtggtttcATTCacttccatagcgccatacccaaaaatgtctttctggcagaaacattgAACATAGATCTGTTCccaattcatataaaaatacacatctaTGAATTGGTCTTCAATATCCTGCCTgacttatttttaataatacatgtagaaTCTTGACaaatttttaacaaacatgCACATAGAGCCAAAATCTTACattgttgtgtggttgacaggCTGAGATCCAATCGAGTCATCATTAGGATAACAATGATGGAAACTGCTTCCATTATGACAAGAACTGTAGTTggaaaactaaacaaaaataaaacaaaatatcttacTTTGGATTTATGGGGAGCAGGTCAACTCACTCCAAAACCAATTCACCCCCAACATGGCTGGTCAACTTGCCtcacactgtttagtcaactcatatcattaccatttttttaatataccaatgttttgtgcaataatgtgcattaattactgttgaatatgcacactaATCAAGAGTCCAAAAGCGTTGCCTGATCATTCCTTTAAGGAAGTAAGGGACACACTCACACACGTCATTAAAATAGGtttgacagttcattgtaatagatTATTATTGATCCGATATTAAGATCTctccaatataaaaccatttaatgtaataataagTGGTCGTAATTGCaaagtttcactgtaatattaataaacaaaatgacaccaaagttgtatacatccatttttaattttgtcacaattatttaaggacagtaaagtttggggTGAGTTGTCCAAATGCTGGAGCGAGATGACCAGCATTCAATTTATGTACACAATACAGACCTATTCAATTCATGCTTTTCTCTTGACGATGGGGTATGTTTGATTTATTACTATTAAGGTATAaaccaaattattattattattattattattattacggtaggagtttcctttggcactgtcacgtataaagaacattataaatacttatcatagagagttagggttagggttagggttagtgacagtgccaaaggaaagtccttccattattacatttacttttatttttaacaaaaacaacttgAACTTCAAAAACGACTTACTCGTCACTACATAATATTCATAGATAAATAATCTACGCAAAACAGATACCcattttaacttaaaattatgtcatttgTATCAATCTCACCACTTTAAAGCTTCAGAATGAAAACAATTAAGCAAATGGTTTGCTTTGTACgaaatttcataaaatatttctataaaattAACTCGAGAAAACTCGACATTATGGCCTGGTTCTACAGATATTGGTACGCTGCATGGTATAAAATCAAAGGTACATAAACAATGATACAGTATTAGTCAATGACGAAAGACATTGTTAGTTATCTACCCttagttgtattttgtttttattcctcCTTACAACGTATGCACTCTCATTATCATTAgatgatacattttttaaataaacttttagAAGGATAAGTATTTGAAAAACATTATCATTGTCTGTTATAATATAATCTCCTATAATATAGTACCATAAATCTCGATTGCGCTTTAATTATCCACCATGGGTTCAACACGACAtggaccaaaaacactttgggTACGAATTATTCAGTTTCCGGAGGCTACAAAATGCGCAACTTTCAGTTTGTGAATTTGACTTTGCTCAGATGTCACTTTCGCTGAGTGTTTTAACCAATATTGAATAACGTAAACGTTAAGCCTGATCCTGATTCTCATGCCTATTTTTGGTGTTAATCTGTGTGATAATGAGATTTTGAACAggcataaaaatattttgtttcctgttGCATAGACAATAACAAATTTCTTTAAAGGGGTGCGTACCGTACATTGAATATTCAATCTTGATTAATGACCCAAATTGTAAATTTTCCACGTGAAATGTTAATGTTATACCATGAAGTATAAGCCCACAAAacttaacaacaaaataatttcagaatattttatttcttcttattTCGGGACAGGTCGTAACCCAGTCACCAGTGGTAAATAGTTCATCACGGTTAACCTCGAATGCAAGGGGAAGTGCTTGCAttcgaggttaatcttgatgaactaagtggtaaagtgctcgattgatgcgccgtcggtttgggatcgatttctgtcagtgggcccattgggctatttcttcttccagtctgtgctccacgactggtatatcaaaggccttggtatgtgctatcctgtctgtgggatggtgcatatgtaaaatatcctttgctaataatggaaaaatgtaacaggtttcctctctaagactatattataaaatgtttgacatccaatagccgatgattaataaattgatgtgctctagtggtgtcattaaacagaacaaactttttcttcttatttcagCACAGAATGTTGAGACGGTATTACCAGTCCTGGCTGACTACCTGCCACTTCGTCAAACTCCGTTTCCGTCGACAACCATTCCTCTTCTATGCTTTTGCAGTGTCCTTGACCATCGTGGTGGTTATTTTCTGGATGTACCTCAAGATGACACCTCGCCCCCCACCGGGACTCATTTTGGATAAGGAGATTCATGACATGTTCCTTGGATTAAAGAAACCCACATACAGGGTACAGTACATATTCCTCAATTGTGCATGGTGTTGGTGACCAATCTATTTTTCACTTGAATCTGTCATTTGCAGTGCATGCACAGAACAATACATTGAGGCAACAAAAtaagccatatatatatatatactgagaggcataaataactcaatgtttttttcactgatatttgtttttaaagaaattcagtgaaatacccattgtctcagtatatatacatgtatatatatactagtatatggttCTAAAGCACAAAATACCGCAATCGTAAagttattaaatgtataattcCCATTATTTTAAGTATTCCGACATCACTATTACTTTGTTACTGATTCATAGGCCTACCATTGTACTCAAGATATTGAAAAAattgattaaatgtttttaaaattatattcttTTAGTACTGTACTATGATTTTGTCAAATTTTAAGTACTACACACATTCTTGACTTTGTTGTTATGTGACCTGAATGACTGTTCTGACTTAATTATATCAATGCATCTGAATTAATTTGAAAACCATTGCCAACAATatccatgtttttttgttttgtttttttatccagCCTTGTGTTCACTGGTATAGCCCCAAAGAATCAaggacacaatatttcacaagaacCATTGGTCTGTTCGCGTGTCAGTTacatggtgaacaattacattcaaaaattaaaagtaccatataggCCTATCAGTAACACAAGTGAAAATTAGTTTATGcttttgaaccaccaatgtagcacagaaccgtagtttCAAGTGTACTTTTGGATTAGATAtgcctaactcatcggttacaaAAACTATATTCACAAAAtgaaacaattggttacctaagtaaaactcatgtgaactgacttccggttaatacctaagattttgaaatattttctcCCGGAATCtctctatttttatatttttatttcagccaTTACGTCCAATACCGTTAATAATTCCACAGATTCACGTGAAGAATTTGCCACCAATTATAGTTTCTGCACATCAGACCACCGTAAAAGCAGAAGAGAATTTTTTCAAGTAAGTAAGCGTTCAAAATTTACAGAAAATTGAAGATGAACACTTAATTGTCAAAGTATAAATAATGTGAATGCATCTGTGAAAAAGAGCacaaattttatattggtgATGAAATGAGTTTcataatacagtaaagtacacttataatgaACATGCTTAGCACGAACTGGTCTTAAAGTCCTCTTTTGTCTCcctatatacattaataaccagcttgtacaactgtgtacaacgactactgctataacgaacatgcttagcaCGAACTGGTCTTAAAGTCGTCTTTTGTCTCcctatatacattaataaccagcttgtacaactgtgtacaacgactactgctataacgaacatgcttagcaCGAACTGGTCTTAAAGTCCTCTTTTGTCtccctatatacagtaataaccagcttgtacaactgtgtacaacgactactgctataacgaactaactaGCATGGTCCCTTGCGGTTCGTTGTAAGAGCAgtactttattatataacatttagtgaaatatcttaaaatatcggtgaaataaaagtgttatcagtcactcactatttcactctaaaatgtgtttgttatcGTCATTGTAGAAAATGTtttcttcactgtaagaaagctggaactattttgctggtggcattttaaaaataaaggtaaattgccaaaagttatataataaatggaaaattcatgttttttgtcaaatatatatgatttatatccCATCTTgagaagtttgcaatcatatcacactcgttgTGCAAGCACGActcatgagatatgattgcaaacttcacgagatgagatataaatcatatttgacaatatCGTGAGAtgtgattgcaaacttcacgagatgagatataaatcatatttgacaatatCGTGAGAtgtgattgcaaacttcacgagatgagatataaatcatatttgacaatatCGTGAGAtgtgattgcaaacttcacgagatgagatataaatcatatttgacaatatCGTGAGAtgtgattgcaaacttcacgagatgagatataaatcatatttgtcaatatcatgagatatgattgcaaacttcacgagatgagatataaatcatatttgacaatatCGTGAGAtgtgattgcaaacttcacgagatgagatataaatcatatttgtcaAAAAGCATGAACTAtcctctatgtacatgtattacaaaaaaaagaaagaaatgttttattttacgacacactctacacattttatttacggttatatggcgtcagacatatggttaaggaccacacaaatattgagagagaaaacccgctgtcgccacttcatgggctactctttccgattagcagcaagggatcttttatatgcaccagctcacagacagggtaatacataccacggcctttgatataccagtcgtgatgcattggctggaacgagaaatagctcaatgagctcTATGTATTATAAATTCGTGAAATATCTTACACCTCTTTAAGCTCATATATACAGGTCACCTTTTTGTGCCATCCACAATACTTGTTTATTGGTGatcatttttaaattgtgtGTAGACTGTACAAACCAaaagctgaatatatatatatatacaggcccgtacgcagacaTTATATGGTGGAGTGCGTAATCGAGTTGCTAGGGGGTCTAGGGGCATGCCTCTTTGcctcaaaatatgtcaaatgactatttttatttttttcacacaTTCACGGACGGACCTTGGCAGACTATGGGGGGTGCTTACGCACCCCTTGCACACCTCCCCCCTGTGTACgggcctgatatatatatatatatatatatttttatatatatatatatatatatatatatatatatatatatatacagcaccGTTCCTAGGACTAATGACTAAATTACATCAGTTTGaatcattgtttttgttttaaaattatttttaataaactgtGTGTTCTTGAAGGGACGAAAATTAAGGTGACCCTTATATGAAATGCACCAGTAGCACCAGCTCCTCAtagagcttctagaatttgtataaaatccactagccatggaatcagtgatttttttaaatttactagccacgattcaAAATTctctagccctactttactttaagttaatacaattttactaaataatagggggatgtgggcaggatattcgtatttataaaatagacttaactgcaacatttgaccaaaaacaatttcactAGTTGTCGGGCAtaacaatagttatttactagcccaacattgaatatcactagccatgggaatggggctaccacaatctaggaCTCCTGTGTAACTGACATACAGTGGCCGGACCATTGTGCCATGGAAgtaaatgtagcaagttttcatttgtttattatccataattgatcttaatttatattgtttaacttgtttggttgacgttcctgtacaGTTGTAGTGTGCCAATCAATAAcatcatcgtgtgacgtcgaagtgttacatcCCATTTGGAGTTCTAGTAGGACGTATCACTTGATGTgtacaaagatatttttaaccatatgggtaataaaaacaatttattgctgttagtggaaaaatgtatagACTACAATaacatatatgtcagaattaacaaattatTGACCTTCAGGAATCTGTGATTAATTTATCAGTGtacactagtggtgttgttaaacaaaacaaactttacctgtgttttttgttttagatttcTACAGAACAAAGATATTAAGTGTAACAATGACATGCGACTCGGGCACCCGCACGATGGAGGCTGGAACGTTTGTATGTCGCCGCCACTTGGCTTCGGTGATAACTGCCTCGTCTATTCCTTCGGGtaagataaaaacattttgtcattcttgCGACAAAAATTGAGAACAATTTTacgtatacatgtgtatttcacATCCACAAGATTGGGTCTGGAATGTTTGTATGTCGCCGTCACATGGGTTCGGTGATAACTGCATTGTCTTTTCATTTGGGTAAAATAACAGGACTCCATTATAGAATGTTTATGCAtttttacttaaagggacaaaccTGAGTTtgctgagtgactgataacacttttatttcattgatattttaagatatttcactaaatgttatataataaattacgATATCACAAGACGCTCGGTGAGTAGtaatttcactgatatttaaagatattccactaaatgttatataataaattacgatatcacaagacactcggggagtattctctatttatttcaGGATTGGAAATGATTGGCAGTTCGAAGATGCTGTTTCGAAGATTTACGGGTGTAGGGTGCTGGCTTATGATCCTAGgtaatgttaaaacatatattgtACAACAATCGTATATACTCTTAGGTTATTGGCTGTTAAGCATCTGTTTTCGAGGGGTGGCATatagctcaatcggttgagcaCTCAGTTGAGATGCTTGAGTCACAGGATCggaccacctcggtggatccattcaactgattgtttttttctttctcatttcAACCATTGCACTATATTtagtcaaaggccatggtatgtgctatcctgtctttgggaaagtgcatataaaagatcccttgctactaatggaaaaatgtagtgtgtttcttctcttaagactatatgtcaaaattgccaaatgtttgacctccaatgtgctctagtggagtcgttaaaaaaaaagccaattttaactattatacatgggcaggatttagctcagttggtagaacgctcgcctgaggtgttggGTCGTAATATCAGATGTCCTATGTAGACTgatttcttcccccccccctccccatcacATCTATtgccctacaactggtatatcaaaggtcatggtatgtgctgtcctgtctgaaaaTTCATATAAAGATTCCCACCCAATAGTGTATttgtgtgctgaggtgtcatcaaacatttattcataaacgatcctttgctgctaatggaaaaatgtggcaggtttcctttaaagggacagtcctgagtttacaaccattgtataatgtttaaagggacattcctgagtttacaaccattgtataatgtttaaagggacattcctgagtttacaaccaatgtaaaatgtttaaagggacattcctgagtttacaaccaatgtaaaatgtttaaagtgacAGTCCTGAATTTACAaccaatgtaaaatgtttaaagtgacagtcctgagtttacaaccaatgtataatgtttaaagtgacagtcctgagtttacaaccattgtataatgtttaaagtgacagtcctgagtttacaaccattgtaaaatgtttaaagtgatggtcctgagtttacaaccattgtaaaatgtttaaagggacgatcctgagtttacaaccattgtataatgtttaaagtgacagtcctgagtttacaaccattgtaaaaatTTTAAAGGGACGGTCCTGAGTTTGTTTATGGATtgtttatgaataaatgtttgatgacacctcagcacacaaATACACTATTGGGTGGGAATCTTTATATGAAttttcagacaggacagcacataccatgacctttgatataccagttgtagggcaATAGATGTgatggggagggaggggggaaagAAATCAGAGTCTACATAGGACATCTGATATTACGACccaacacctcaggcgagcgttctaccaactgagctaaatcctgcccctgtataatagttaaaattggctttttttttaacgactccactagagcacattggaggtcaaacatttgacaattttgacatatagtcttaagagaagaaacacactacatttttccattagtagcaagggatcttttatatgcactttgtttaaagggacggtcctgagtttacaaccattgtataatgtttaaagggacggtcctgagtttacaaccattgtataatgtttaaagggacggtcctgagtttacaa
Proteins encoded in this region:
- the LOC121373340 gene encoding uncharacterized protein LOC121373340 yields the protein MLRRYYQSWLTTCHFVKLRFRRQPFLFYAFAVSLTIVVVIFWMYLKMTPRPPPGLILDKEIHDMFLGLKKPTYRPLRPIPLIIPQIHVKNLPPIIVSAHQTTVKAEENFFKFLQNKDIKCNNDMRLGHPHDGGWNVCMSPPLGFGDNCLVYSFGIGNDWQFEDAVSKIYGCRVLAYDPSMDVADHNRSNLITFKRLGIGPKNEVTPAGWKVKTFGTFLKDEGHENTIINYLKFDIEYSEWRVLESLFKERSLKNVKQIGFEAHSKELFQVSKLDMPTGKEEFLKMYTTLRRLENLNFRKFNYRLNPFGEYRSKHSNKIQSCCYELHYVNMNMVRSNETIIHDKDSELFH